The DNA sequence CCCTTGGGCTGGAAGGTGGTGGGGCCAAGCCCCATCCCCTTCGCCGAGGGCTACCCCGTGCCCGAGCCTTTGGACGAGGCGGGGATGGCGAGGGTCCTGGAGGCCTTCGTACAGGCGGCGAGGTGGGCCCTCGAGGCCGGCTTCCAGGCGGTGGAGCTCCACATGGCCCACGGCTACCTCCTCTCCTCCTTCCTCTCCCCCCTTTCCAACCGGCGGGAGGACGCCTACGGGGGAAGCCGGGAGAACCGCATGCGCTTTCCCCTCGAGGTGGCCCGGGCGGTGCGGGCGGCCTGGCCTCCGGAGCTTCCCCTCTTTGTCCGGGTCTCGGCCACCGACTGGGCGGAAGGGGGCTGGGGCCTGGAGGACACCCTGGCCTTCACGCGGGAGCTAAAGGCCCTCGGGGTGGACCTTTTGGACTGCTCCTCCGGCGGGGTGGTGCCCGGAGTAAAGGTCCCCGTGGCCCCGGGCTTCCAGGTGCCCTTCGCCGACGCCGTGCGCAAGCGGGTGGGGATGCCTACGGGGGCGGTGGGCCTCCTCACCTCCCCCGAGCAGATGGAGACCCTCCTTCAGGCGGGAAGCGCCGACCTCGTCCTCCTGGGCCGGCTCCTCCTCCGGGACCCCTACTTCCCCTTGAGGGCCGCCAAGGCCCTGGGGGTGGCTCTGGAGGTGCCCCCCAGTACGCGCGGGGCTTTTGATGCCACCCCATCCTGGCTTGCGCCAGGATGGGGGCCCCGGTAAACCACCCCAGCTTGGCTTCCGCCAAGCTGGGGGCCCCGGTAAACCACCCCGTCCCAGCTTGCGCTGGGACGGGGGCCCCGGTAAAGCCCTTTCCAAGCCTTCTGGCGGAGCCGCGCACGCGAAGGAAACAGCAGAATATGATCAGGCCCCGAGGAGCCGCAGGAGGGCCTGGCGGTGGGCCTCGTAGGCCGCCCGGCCCTTTGGGGTGAGGCGGACCCAGGTCCTAGGCCGCCTCCCCTGGTAGCCCTTGCGCACCTCCACGTACCCCGCCTCCTCGAGCCTCCTTAGGTGGCTGGAGAGGTTCCCCTCGCTCAGGCCGAGGACGCCTTGGAGCCAGCCGAACTCCGCCTCGGCCCCCTCCCCGAGCCCGGCCAGGAGGGCCACCAGGCGGAGCCGGGTCTCCTGGTGGATCAGCGGGTCCAGCGCCGGGTCCATACCCCTCCTAGGACCAGGGCCAGAAGGCCCAGGAGGGCCATGCCCTCATGGAAAAGCCCCGGGAAGAGGCGGAAAAGCAGGAGGTCCAGGGCGAAGAGGCCGAGCCCGCCCCACACGAACTCCCCAAGTCGCCAGAGCACGCCCGTGTAGGCGTACCCGAAGGCCACGAGGCTTATCAGGAAGCTCTCTCCCCGGAGGTCCAAGGGCGGCAGGAGGGGAAGCCAGTGCAGAAGGCCGAAGAGGACAAGGAGGCCCCAGAGGGCAAAGGTCTTCCGCCCCGCCTCCGAGCGGACCCGGCCCGCCTGCCGCAAGCCCAGGTGGAAGCTGAGGAGGGTCCCCAGGGGCCCCGCCAACAGCCAGAACCTCCCCCCAAGCCCCGGGTCCAGGGCCAAAAGGAGGCTCCCCGCCGCCCAAAGCCCGCCCCAGAGGACCAGAAGCCACCCGCCCAGGAGGGCGACCCGGAGCCGGGCCTCCCGCTCCGCCTCCTGGGCCTGGCGCAGGAGCTTCTCCGCCTCTTCCCTCATGGCCTACCCCCTCCCAGGAGGACCCGCAGGTACACCCCGCTTCCCGGAAAGCCCAAGGCGTGGGTGTACCCCAGGCCCAGCCCCAGGAAAAAGCCGGGCTCGCCGAAAAAGTAAAAACCCCGCGCCCCCAGGTCCAGGGCGAAGCCCCCCTGCCCCCCGCGCTGCCCCCCGCCGAGGCCCAGGGTGGGAAGGAAGTAGACCCCCTCCCCGAGCCGCAGGAGAGGCCCCGTGAGGAAGAAGCCGCCCGAGCCCTCGGGCCCCCCGTACCCCTCGCCCCCGAGGGCCCAGGGGAGGCCCAGCTCCAGGGTGCCGAAGCTTCCCCCGCCGCCCTGGAGGCCGCCCCCGTAGCCCAGGAAGCCGTAGCCGAAGGAGCCCGCCAGGGCCACGCTCCAGAGGAACCCTAAAGCCAGAAGTCGCCGCATATTTCACCTCTGCAAATAACTTTGTACCACAAAGTTAAGGGGAAGTCAAGAGGTCGCCGGTCAGGACCCTCCCCGCCTCCCCGCTTCACCGCCTCCCCGCTTCACCGCCTCATCGCTTCATCGCTTCACCGCTTCATGGCTTCACCGCTTCCTCCTTTTGGTACACTCCAGCCATGAAGGCCATCAGGGTGCACGCCTACGGGGGCCCCGAGGTCCTGCGCCTCGAGGACCTTCCCCTCCCCGAGCCGGGGCCGAACGAGGTGCGGGTCCGGGTGGAGTACGCGGGGGTGAACTACATTGACACCTACCGCCGCCGGGGGCTCTACCCCGTCCCCCTGCCCTTCACCCTGGGGGAGGAGGGGGCGGGGGTGGTGGACAAGGTGGGGGAAGGGGTCTCGGCCTTCCGGCCGGGGGACCGGGTGGCCTGGTCCAACGTCCTGGGGGCCTACGCGGAGTACCAGGTGGTGCCCGCCTCCCGGCTCGTCCCGGTGCCGGAGGGGCTTTCCACCCGCCTGGCCGCCGCCCTCCTCCTCCAGGGGATGACCGCCCACTACCTGGTGGAGGCCACCTACCCCCTGAAGCCAAAGCAGGTGGCCGTGGTCCACGCGGGGGCGGGCGGGGTGGGCCAGCTCCTGATCCAGCTGGCCAAGGAACGGGGGGCCACGGTGGTGGCCACGGCCAGCACGGAGGAGAAGCGGGCCATCGCCCGGGCCCGGGGGGCGGACTTCGCCTTAGGCTACGAGGGCTTCGCCCGGGTGGTGCGGGAGATCACGGACGGGGTGGGGGCGGACGTGGTCTACGACGGGGTCGGGCAGGCCACGTTTGAGGAGAGCCTGGACGCTTTGCGCCTCAGGGGGATGCTCGTCCTCTTCGGCCAGTCCTCCGGACCCGTTCCCCCCTTTGACCCCCAGGTCCTGAACCGCAAGGGAGGGCTGTTTCTGACCCGGCCCAGCCTCCACCACTACACGGCCTCGAGGGCGGAGCTACTCTTCCGCGCGGGCGAGGTCTTCCGCCGCGTCCTGGAGGGGCGGCTCGAGGTGCACGTGGGGGCCGAGTTTCCCCTGGCCGAGGCGGCCGAGGCCCACCGGCTCCTGGAGGGCCGGAAGACGGTGGGCAAGGTCCTTCTAAAGGTCTAGCCACCGCCTTTTCCAGGCGGAAAACCCCTCCTCGGGAAGCCCCGCCCCCCGGACGGTGCAGGCCAGGGCGGAAAGCTCCACCGCCCCTTCCAAGGCCTCCTCCAGCCCCTCTCCCCGCCAGAAGGCCAGGTCCTTTTGAGCGCCCAGGCCCCTTTGGTGGAGGAGGAAGAGCAGGGCGGCGGTGAAGGTATCCCCCGCCCCGATGGTGTCCACCACCTCCACCTTCCGGCCCGGGATGCGCACCTCCTTCGGGCCCCAGGCCACCGCCCCCTCCTCCCCCAGGGTGAGGACCACCAGGGGGACACCCAAGGCGCGCACCCGGAAGGGGTCCTCGGGAAAGAGGAGGCGGGCGTCCTCCAAGGAGAGCTTCAGGAGGTGGACGAAGGGCAGGTAGGCCCGGAACCGGGCCCAGAAGGCCTCGTCCGGCTGGGCGCGCAGGTTGGGGTCCAGGCTCACCAGGCTCCCCGCCCGGTGGGCCGCCCGCAGGAGGGCCCAGACCCCTCCCTCCGTCCGGGGGTCAAAGGCGTAGAGGGAGCCGAAGTGGAACCAGGCGGGGCTTCCCAGCCGGTCCACCGGGGGGCGGAAGGGCTCAGTAAAGGGGCGGTGGAAGCTATAGCGGGCGTTTCCCCGCTCGTCGGGCTCCGCCAGGGCCAGGGGCATGGGGGCGGGGTGGGTCTGGAGGTGGGCCTCAAGCGGGGGAAGGGCGGCCCTGGCCCAGTCCGCCACCCAGTCCGACCCCACCTCGCCGAAAAAGACCACCTCCGCCCCCATCCGGGCCAGGACGGCGGCGGTGTTCAGGCTCGAGCCCCCCAGGGCCCCCCGCAAGAAAAGCCCCTCTCCCCCCTCCCGCACCAGGTCCACCAGGACCTCCCCCACCAGCGCGAACATGAACCCATTTAAACCGTGAGCCGCATCTTGCTCAAGGGGGCGGGGCGTGGTAGAATCCCCCCCGAACACGGGCAAATCGCGCGGACTTCCCGGCGCCTTTGGTTTTCCCCTCGCCCGCGAAAGGAGGCGGCATGCTCGGCGGATACGCGTACAGGCTGGCCCATATCAACCTGTCCACCAAGGAGGTTCGGTACGAGGCCCCCAAGGAGGAGGACCTGAGGAAGTACGTGGGGGGGCGGGGCCTGGGGGTGAAGTACGTGTTTGAGAACGGCCCCCAGGTGGAGCCCTTCAGCCCGGACAACCTCCTCGCCATCATGAACGGGCCCCTCTCCGGCACCCGGGCCAAGATGTCCGGGAGGCTGGCCGTGGTCACCAAAAGCCCCCTCACCGGCACCGTCACCGACAGCCATATGGGGGGCTGGACGGCGGCCAAGCTCAAGTGGGCGGGGTTTGACGGCCTCCTGATCAAGGGGGCCTCGGACGCGCCCGTCTACCTCCTGGTCAAGGACGGGGAGGTGACCATCCACGACGCCTCCGACCTCTGGGGCAAGACCACCCACGAGGTCCACCGCATCCTGCGGGAGCGGCACGGGGAGGAGGCGGACGTAATGGCCATCGGCCCCGCCGGGGAGAACCTGGTCCGCTTCGCCAACTGGATCAACAACGACGAGCGGGCGGCGGGCCGCGGGGGCACCGGGGCGGTGGCGGGGAGCAAGAAGCTCAAGGCCATCGTGGTGGTGGGCAAGCAGGACCAGATGCCCCAGCCCAAGGACCCCGAGCTCTGGAAGGAGGCGGACCGGCTCGCCTCCGCCGCCATCAACGACCCCAAGAACGTCACCGCCCCCAAGAAGGGCGGCCTCTCCCTCTACGGCACCAACGTCCTGATGAACATCACCAACGTCATGGGGGCCCTCCCCACCTTCAACGCCCAGCACACCTGCATCGAGGGGGCGGAGAAGATCTCCGGCGAGTACATCCGGGAGCACCGGCTCATCAAGGACAACACCTGCCACGCCTGCCCGGTGGCCTGCAAGAAGATGGTGGAGGTCCACATCAACGGCAAGGCCATCCGGTTTGAGTCCTACGAGTACGAGTCCGCCTGGGCCCTGGGGGCGCACGCGGGCCACACGGACACCGACTGGACCGGGTACGCCATCTACCTCTGCAACGCCTACGGGATGGACACCATTGAGACGGGGAACGCCATCGCCGTCCTGATGGAGGCCACCGAGAAGGGCTACTACCAGGGGCCGGACGGGATCCGCTTCGGGGACAAGGAGGGGGAGATCCGGACCATAGAGGCCATCGCCCACCGCCAGGGGGTGGGGGACATGCTGGCCGAGGGCCCCGCCCGCTTCGCCAAGGCCATCGGCCACCCGGAGATCGCCCTCGAGGTCAAGGGCCAGTCCATCCCCGCCTACGACCCCCGGGGCCTCAAGGGGATGGGCATCGCCTACGCCACCTCCAACCGGGGGGCCTGCCACCTCCGGGCCTACACCCCGGCCTCGGAGGTCCTGGGCGTGCCCTACAAGACCGACCCCCTGGCCTGGGAGGGGAAGGGCAAGCTCACCAAGCTCTTCCAGGACCTCTCCGCCTTCACCGACTCCTTGGACCTCTGCAAGTTCAGCCAGTTCGCCGAGGGGCCCGAGGAGTACGCCAAGCAGCTTTCCGCCTACTGGGGCGTCCCGGTGACGCCGGAGGAGATCCTTACTATCGGGGAGCGGATCTACAACCTCGAGCGCTACTACAACAACCTGGCGGGCTGGGCCGAGGGCTCGGACTACCTGCCCGAGCGCTTCCTCACCGTCCCCTCGGACTGCGGGGGCTCCCAGGGCCAGGTCACGGAGCTGGACCTGATGCTCCAAGAGTACTACCAGGAGCGGGGCTGGGACCGGGGCGTGGTGCCCCCGGCCAAGCTCCAGGCCCTGGGGATCCTGGGCGCGGCGGCGGACGACTAAGAGCACCCCAGCTTGGCTTGCGAGGGGTAGGCTCCCCCGGCTTGGCTTCCGTCAAGCCGGGGGGCTTGTAGGATGGGAGCATGCCGGTGGTCAACCTGTACGCCACCTTCCGGGACCTGGCGGGCCAAAGCCGGGTGGAGGTCCCGGGCAGGACCGTGGGCGAGGTTCTTTCCGCCCTGGTCAAGCGCTACCCGGGCCTCGAGGCGGAGCTTTTTGAGAACGGGGCCCTGGCGGAGCGGGCCACCGTCTTCCTGAGGGGGAGGGACGTCCGCTACCTCCAGGGCCTGGACACCCCCCTGGCCGAGGAGGACGTCCTGGACCTCTTCCCCCCGGTGGCGGGCGGCCAGGTCTTCCGCCGGGTCTACGGGGCCCTGAGGCCCTGGCTCCTCGAGGCCTACCTCAAGGGCCTGGGGGCGCGGAAGGAGGGGGAGGTCTTCCACCTCCCCGGAGCCCGGGTCCGCTTCCGGGAACTCCCGCCCCACCGGGTGGGGAGCCTGGAGGTGCCCCAGCTCGAGGTGGAGGTGGAGGGGCCCGAGGCCCTCAGGTGGTTTGAGAAGCTGGAGCTCTACGCGGCCCGGGGCGGAGGGTAACGCCACCCCGGCAATCCCACCCCATCCTGGCGTACGCCAGGATGGGGGCCCCGGCGGGCTACCCCGGCAAAACCCTTAAAGCGCGTACAGGGCCCCGAACTTCCGGTTCAGGTACTCCAGGAGGTACCGGGCGGAAGGGGGCTCCCCGGTGACCCGTTCCACCAGGGCCTTGGGCCAGTACCGGCTCCCCTCCCGGTGGATCCTCCGCCGCGTCCAGTCCAGGAAGGGGGCGAACTCCCCCCGGGCGAAGGCCTCCTCCAGGGGGCCGAGCTCCTCCTCGGCCTTGCGGAAGAACTGGGCGGCGTAGACGTTCCCCAGGGTGTAGGTGGGGAAGTAGCCCATAAGCCCCCCCGACCAGTGGACGTCCTGCATCACCCCGTCCTTGTAGTCCTTGGGGGCCACCCCCAGGTAGGCCCGGTACCGCTCGGCCCAGGCCAGGGGCAACTCCTCGGGGGAGAGCTCCCCCCGGAAGAGGGCCAGCTCGAGCTCAAACCGCACCAGGATGTGGAGGTTGTAGGTCACCTCGTCCGCCTCCACCCGGATGAGGGAGGGCTCCACCGCGTTCACGGCCGCGTAGAAGTCGGCGAGGCCCACGCCCTCTAGGCTCGGGAAGACCTCCCGGGCCCGGGGGAAGAAGCGCTCCCAGAAGCCCAAGGAGCGGCCCACCAGGTTCTCCCAGGTGCGGCTTTGCGACTCGTGCACGCCCAAGGAGACGGCCTCGCCCCGGGGGGTGCCCCAGTGCTCCGGGGGCAGGCCCTGCTCGTACAGGCCATGGCCCATCTCGTGCAGGGTGCCGAAGATGCCGGCGTTGAAGAAGTCTTCGTAGTAGCGGGTGGTGAGGCGCACGTCCCCCGGGCCGATGGAGATCTCAAAGGGGTGGGCGGTGGGGTCCAGGCGGCCCGCCTCGAGGTCGTAGCCCAGGGCCTGGAGGAGCTCCTTGGCGAAGGCCTCCTGCCGCTCCTTGGGGAAGTGGCGGTGGAGGACCGAGGTGTCGGGGCGGACCCGGCTGCCCCGGATCCGGTCCAAAAGATGGGTGAGCCCCTCCTTAAGCTCGGCGAAGAGGGGGAGGAGCTCCTCCGCCCGCATCCCCGGCTCGTACTCGTCCAGGAGGGCGTCGTAGGCCTCCTTCTCGTACCCGAGCGCCTCGGCCTCCTCCCGCTTCAGGGCCAGGACCCGCTTCAGGTAG is a window from the Thermus filiformis genome containing:
- a CDS encoding winged helix-turn-helix domain-containing protein, with the translated sequence MDPALDPLIHQETRLRLVALLAGLGEGAEAEFGWLQGVLGLSEGNLSSHLRRLEEAGYVEVRKGYQGRRPRTWVRLTPKGRAAYEAHRQALLRLLGA
- a CDS encoding ubiquitin-like small modifier protein 1 is translated as MPVVNLYATFRDLAGQSRVEVPGRTVGEVLSALVKRYPGLEAELFENGALAERATVFLRGRDVRYLQGLDTPLAEEDVLDLFPPVAGGQVFRRVYGALRPWLLEAYLKGLGARKEGEVFHLPGARVRFRELPPHRVGSLEVPQLEVEVEGPEALRWFEKLELYAARGGG
- a CDS encoding NADH:flavin oxidoreductase/NADH oxidase, which translates into the protein MSLLFSPLRLHGLELKNRLAMSPMCQYSATEDGRVTDWHLLHYPTRALGGVGLVLVEATAVLPEGRISPFDLGLWSEEHLPGFKELARRIREAGAVPGIQLAHAGRKAGTARPWEGGRPLGWKVVGPSPIPFAEGYPVPEPLDEAGMARVLEAFVQAARWALEAGFQAVELHMAHGYLLSSFLSPLSNRREDAYGGSRENRMRFPLEVARAVRAAWPPELPLFVRVSATDWAEGGWGLEDTLAFTRELKALGVDLLDCSSGGVVPGVKVPVAPGFQVPFADAVRKRVGMPTGAVGLLTSPEQMETLLQAGSADLVLLGRLLLRDPYFPLRAAKALGVALEVPPSTRGAFDATPSWLAPGWGPR
- a CDS encoding quinone oxidoreductase family protein, with the translated sequence MKAIRVHAYGGPEVLRLEDLPLPEPGPNEVRVRVEYAGVNYIDTYRRRGLYPVPLPFTLGEEGAGVVDKVGEGVSAFRPGDRVAWSNVLGAYAEYQVVPASRLVPVPEGLSTRLAAALLLQGMTAHYLVEATYPLKPKQVAVVHAGAGGVGQLLIQLAKERGATVVATASTEEKRAIARARGADFALGYEGFARVVREITDGVGADVVYDGVGQATFEESLDALRLRGMLVLFGQSSGPVPPFDPQVLNRKGGLFLTRPSLHHYTASRAELLFRAGEVFRRVLEGRLEVHVGAEFPLAEAAEAHRLLEGRKTVGKVLLKV
- a CDS encoding carboxypeptidase M32; the encoded protein is MTPETAYKNLLDFQRETAYLASLGALAAWDQRTMIPKKGHAHRAMQFAALARLLHQRRTDPRIGEWLAALEGSPLLQDPTSDEAVNVREWRRAYEKAVRIPERLAVELAQATSEAETFWEEARPRDDWKGFLPYLKRVLALKREEAEALGYEKEAYDALLDEYEPGMRAEELLPLFAELKEGLTHLLDRIRGSRVRPDTSVLHRHFPKERQEAFAKELLQALGYDLEAGRLDPTAHPFEISIGPGDVRLTTRYYEDFFNAGIFGTLHEMGHGLYEQGLPPEHWGTPRGEAVSLGVHESQSRTWENLVGRSLGFWERFFPRAREVFPSLEGVGLADFYAAVNAVEPSLIRVEADEVTYNLHILVRFELELALFRGELSPEELPLAWAERYRAYLGVAPKDYKDGVMQDVHWSGGLMGYFPTYTLGNVYAAQFFRKAEEELGPLEEAFARGEFAPFLDWTRRRIHREGSRYWPKALVERVTGEPPSARYLLEYLNRKFGALYAL
- a CDS encoding carbohydrate kinase family protein, with the protein product MFALVGEVLVDLVREGGEGLFLRGALGGSSLNTAAVLARMGAEVVFFGEVGSDWVADWARAALPPLEAHLQTHPAPMPLALAEPDERGNARYSFHRPFTEPFRPPVDRLGSPAWFHFGSLYAFDPRTEGGVWALLRAAHRAGSLVSLDPNLRAQPDEAFWARFRAYLPFVHLLKLSLEDARLLFPEDPFRVRALGVPLVVLTLGEEGAVAWGPKEVRIPGRKVEVVDTIGAGDTFTAALLFLLHQRGLGAQKDLAFWRGEGLEEALEGAVELSALACTVRGAGLPEEGFSAWKRRWLDL
- a CDS encoding aldehyde ferredoxin oxidoreductase family protein, coding for MLGGYAYRLAHINLSTKEVRYEAPKEEDLRKYVGGRGLGVKYVFENGPQVEPFSPDNLLAIMNGPLSGTRAKMSGRLAVVTKSPLTGTVTDSHMGGWTAAKLKWAGFDGLLIKGASDAPVYLLVKDGEVTIHDASDLWGKTTHEVHRILRERHGEEADVMAIGPAGENLVRFANWINNDERAAGRGGTGAVAGSKKLKAIVVVGKQDQMPQPKDPELWKEADRLASAAINDPKNVTAPKKGGLSLYGTNVLMNITNVMGALPTFNAQHTCIEGAEKISGEYIREHRLIKDNTCHACPVACKKMVEVHINGKAIRFESYEYESAWALGAHAGHTDTDWTGYAIYLCNAYGMDTIETGNAIAVLMEATEKGYYQGPDGIRFGDKEGEIRTIEAIAHRQGVGDMLAEGPARFAKAIGHPEIALEVKGQSIPAYDPRGLKGMGIAYATSNRGACHLRAYTPASEVLGVPYKTDPLAWEGKGKLTKLFQDLSAFTDSLDLCKFSQFAEGPEEYAKQLSAYWGVPVTPEEILTIGERIYNLERYYNNLAGWAEGSDYLPERFLTVPSDCGGSQGQVTELDLMLQEYYQERGWDRGVVPPAKLQALGILGAAADD